The DNA window TCATTATTGATTGATGCAGTTGTACGCAGAGTGTCTAAATGGATAGCCATGTCGGAAGTCTTCCGTATGTGCCCCGAAAACTGTACAAGGACACAATTATATACCGCGTCTGAAATCTGACCTAACGATACAAACACTGAAACAGAGAGACTGTGACCTTACACTGTTCAAGAGGTTTGCTGATATTCATGGGCAACCTTGATATATGTATTCCACTGGCCATTGTCTTGGTTATGTATTCTTGGGTGAGATCATGGCATGTGATACGACTAGTGGTAGAAGTTCCCAAGTTCCGACGGCTCATTTGGGGTATGTAATGAAGCAATATATATGACAAGGAGTGCCAATCTTAGAAATTTCGTATAGCTCTGTAATTGGAATTTCATAGTGTAAAGTCGAAGAAACGCCAGAGAGCCTACGATAATTGTATGCGCCAGCAACCGAGAGAACTGCAAGTCAAGAGACAACGTATATACCGTCCACCGTTCTCGTCAACGCTGAATTAATGCACTAGAGGAAAGAATAGATTAGTCCAAAGAACAATATTTAGGAAACCAAAACTGTTTCGAGAAGGTTAGACATTTTACCCTGGCAAGTATTTCATGGTTTCTCGTGGCTAGTGTTCTTACTCTAACCATACCCGTAGACAACGTATAGACCACAGACATTGAATACCACGAAAGGTGGTATGACATGGCAGTCAATTAACGTTGACATGTCAACAGTGGTTTTTTCCGTGGTGCGCGGGATTATCTACTGTGATTAGTTACCAAGCTTAAATAGTAACGAGAGTATCGTAGTTGATCTCGTAAGATGGCTTCCGAGGTTAGAATATACCGTAGAATTCATCAGATTCCTGTTTGCAGAAACGTAATTCATCATCTAGCACTTTTAGACAAGGCGATTTGTATGCTGGTTGTCAACAGATAAATAGCAGTGgcaatttattattaactatgCCTGCTATCCCAGGTAATGTTGGTTCTAATTTAGACCAGTTATGCTGCAATTGCGTTACTTTCCTGGTTATTAGTACGATGTTCCTCGGATAGCCTGGGCTAAATGATAGATAGTGGTCTACTCCAGCAGAGCAAAAACTTGATATATCTATTAACGTTTTCCGTTGATGTTATTTGTAAGTCACCGATAGAATAAAACGTCTTTTGTGTGCCAGCTATTTTAACAATTACCATAAAAATATGTACAAAAGCTTACCTTGGAAGTACATATAAACACTTATAAGTGATTAGTAAAGCACTCAGACACGTGCACAACTGAACGAAATAACTCGCCGCTTTCTAACTTGCGTAGAGACATTCAAGGCTCATGAATTGCTCTCTTCTATATTCTATTTTAGGAATAGAACTGCTGATAATAATTGTCGTATTTGCGATGCGAAAGCATAGAGTAAAAGCGGGCGGGTCCTCGGAAGTTAATTCTGTATCCGCGGTTGTCCAAGCCGAGCGATGCCCGATGCGGGGTATCCTTCAATACCGACGCTACCGTTAATCTCCAGAGAATCCCGAGGCTTTGCGCTCATTCATGTAATTTATCTGGGGTAAATTAATGGAATACCGCTCATAATATTGAGTCATTTCCACGACTGAAAGGGCCTTTCAATCGAAAGCTTAATTCTTAATGTGTATTGTTTCTCAGTGGAGTcggattgattgattgatgccgACGAGGTACATCGAACCAGAACTTGTGGACAAACCAGTCCCGTCAGTTCATGATTTTCGAAATACGCATCGAGGTTTTTGGCACGTAGCCGAGCGATTGGAGACTAACCTTTTTGTTCTTTATCTGACCACGTTGGGCTTCAAAGTTACAACCCTCATGTCAGGTTTTCCACATTCGGGTAATTCAGTGGACTCGGCTCGTTAAGCTCACAACGCCAAGCGTCGTTACCCCAGATCTCAAACAATGTTGTGGAGATGCCTGCCGGGGTCCCTCAGCCATGACTTGTCTTCACCAACAAAAACGCTACCAAAAAACTCGGAGAACAACCCGAAAATGCTGATAATGTTGGCCAGTTTTTCGGAGGTCGCATCCATCTCCCAACCTTTCCAATAAGCATGTTTTCTCAACCACTCACCTCACAGCGGATAAAGTCAATTCTCATTCTTGAGTCATAGACCCTGCTCAATTACCCCAGAGACCATCGCAACGCGGGGTAAGCGATACCCATTGCGGGGAAAGATCAGCATGTCCGACTTGATGATCTTGGTCGCCTTTGGTCCGACGGACCTGTTCACGTTACATTTCGAGATGATCCCATGGTCGTTAACGAATTGGATTGCCCGTCCTTTGGAGACTCGGGGCATCTCAATACCGAGGCTAATGCCGTGTTTGCCGTTTCTCCTCATTTATGTTATGTGACGTGAGTGGAAGTGGCTTATTTTGTTTAAATATCATTCGAGAGGGGGATGTACCTGAATGCTTGCCTTTCTTATCGTACTTGGCActtttcatcctcttcatcattaACAAACGCTGTCACGCTATTAAAGCACGTACTCAATTGTCTACTCCCCGCATCAAGATGGACAACGCCAAACCAACCGTCCAGATGGACGAAGGTGACCCCTCCCCAGCGGGTCAAGAGCAGAATCTCAACAACTTCGACTTCCCCTCCCAGACCGAAGAATGGCGACAAGACTTTGAGAAGAAACTCCTCCGAAAAGTCGACACTCGTTTAATGCCCACTCTCGTGATAATGTACCTCCTCAACTTCCTCGACCGTTCGAACCTCGCCCAGGCACGTCAAGGCTCCCTCGAAGAAGACCTTGGAATGAAGGGTACAGACTTTAACCTCGCTACAtccatcttcttcgtcgGATATCTGCTCATGCAATTACCCTCGAACCTTATTCTTACACGTTTGCGACCGTCGCTGTATTTGAGTGCTTcgtgctgtctttggggcGTTGTATCGACGTGCAATGCTGGCGCGCAAACTTTTACACATCTTGTTGTTATCCGATTCTTCCTCGGTTTTGTGGAAGCGCCGTTCTTTCCTGGTGCGGTGTTTCTGATGAGTTCTTGGTATACGCGCGCTGAGCTTACGCGAAGAATCGCATGGCTTTATTCCGGAAATGCGCTTGCCAATATGTTTGGTGGTGTACTTGGTGCGGCTATTTTGGGGGATATGGATGGCGCGCATGGAAAAGCGGGTTGGAGATGGTTATTCATCATTGTAAGTTTTGTTACTGCACAATTGGGGAATATGTACTGATGCGATGATTTATAGGAGGGTGTCGCAGCCATTGGGTTTTCGTTGATCGCCATGTTTATTCTACCGAATTATCCCCACACGACAAAATGGTTAACTGAAGAGGAACGCGCTTTCGCAGCATGGCGATTGGCTCAAGACATCAATGAAGTTGATGCATATGGTGAAAACACAGTTTGGGATGGTGTCAAGATGGCTGTACGAGATTATCGCCTGTACCTCTTTGTGCTTCTTCAGCATGTCAGTCTCATCTCTCAGACATTCCAGTACTTTTTCCCGACAATTGTGGGGACACTTGGGTACGGGAAAATTGTCACACTGTGGCTCACAGCTCCAGCATGGGTAAGTAATTGACTGCGCTTCTTGTTCAAAAGACGATGAATTAATTGATGCGATAGTTTGCGACATTCCTTTTGTCGGTTTGTGTCACTTTGAGTTCTGCCAAAACGAACGACCGATCTCTACACATTTTTTGCCTCATGCTTGTCGCAGCAATTGGAAATGCAATTGCGACAGCCACCACGACAGTTGGAGCGCGATTCTTTGCCATGTTTCTCATGCCGATGGGTGCCGTGTCATCATGTAAGTTCGATTGCCCACTCCAATTTAATTGTGTTAATTCTGACACTACCCTACAGACCAAATCATCGTCTCATGGGTCGCGAATTCTTTTCCCCGCCCTCTGGTTAAGCGCTCAGCCACCATTGCAATCTGCAATATGATTGGTAACACGGCCAGTATTTACGGGTCATACATGTACCCCAGCAGTGATGGTCCACAGTACATTCCAGGTGGTAGCGCCAACACTGCTATTTGTGTACTTGTCGCGTTGCTGGCTCTAGTATTGCGATATGTCCACAAATATGAGAACAAAAAGTTGGACAAGGCCGAAGCTGAAGCAAATGCTGCTGCGGAGGAAAACGGCAAGACGGACTCACAAGCAAGAGAAGCAGGATTCAGGTACATTTACTAGAGTGTATTATCATTCAGATCGTCAGGGGTAGTCGCGTGCTTTCGTAGTTAGGGCACGCACAAGCGTCAAATGATGTATATTTAAACAGAGGTTCCTTAgcacaaaaacaaaaacggTAACAAGAATTGTCAATCGGCATTGGGCATTTATTTTCCATCCAGTCAGTTTCAAGACCTTTTGCAATGCCAAGTCTCTCAGTGTCGTATTGCGTCTTTAAGCTTCCCGATAAGATTATCGGCGAAATGACCAGACACGGTAATTGAGACCAGCTAGccaataataagcttaactCAATTGACCTACCTGATTCGGTTTGGTATCGGGTTGCAGAACCTCCATCTTGATTGTGACTCTGCACCACCAATTGAACTTATCGACTTGCTCTTTTGATAGCACTTTTGTAAGACATTGTTCACCAAGGTCACAGTCGTCGggacttttttttctttctgcACGGCATGCCCACTCATGAGCCAAGTATGAACATTCCCAATTGAGCTACATGCAATTAACTTTGGGTCGCATTCCTTGTTTGTCCTCCTTATCTTGATCGTTTCTAAATTTGTCATCCACAAAGAGGCTCTGATAACAAGATGAACCCCTGCCATTTCACCTTCCAGATCTGGGGTCAATCCGGTAGACAACAAATGCCGTCACCGTCGCCAAGAATAGGCAATACACGGATTGTAACCCTCCTCAATAGCTTATTGGTCCTTCTAGTAGATCTCTAAGCGCAAACGTGCCTAGATTCTCTCGGCTAGAGGCCCAAACGGTAAGGTGACCATGGAAAACAAGATCCGGAGCCGATGGAGATCTATCAAGCTTGCTCGATTGAACGTGCGGCTCGTCAAGGATAAAATGGATAACTCTCCCACATGAGCTTCTACCTTGACACTCCACCCCATCCTCTCCATCACCTTCAATCAGCATATCCGGTATTTCTTCACCATGGTCAAGTCTACTATTCTTTTCGGCGCTCTCGCTGCCTTTGGATCTTATGCTCAGGGAAAGGAGATCAAGGTCAACGAGGACAAAGCTCAGAGACTCTACGATAGTGGCATTGTGCACAACAAGCTCATGGCCGCAAAGCAGGCATGTTACTGACACCAAACGTCTGAAATATCTGGGCTAATATTTTTTAGGCTGTTTGGGAGGAGCAAGAGGCTGCTGGTGCTTTCGCTAGCGAGCAGTACCCCAAGCTTGGTTACACCAAGTGTGTCCGTGGTTTCGCTGAGGCTATCAAGGGTGATGCCTTGAACACATTTGCCTGCCACAACGTAAGTCACTTCCCATCGCTCACGTCCTGTTAATTGCTGACTCTTCTTTAGACCGATCTCTACTCTTTCCTCAGCCACGCCGACCTCGGCAGCACTGGTGGTCGAGGTTCTTCCTCTTGGGGATGGACCTCTGACAACGGCCGTGAGTTCGTCGCTATCGGTCAATACGACGGGACCGCCTTCGCAGAGATCACCAAGAAGGGTCAACTCGTCTACCTCGGTCGTCTTCCTCAATACTCCGTCCCTTCCCAGTGGCGAGAGATCCGAACCTACAAGAACTACGTCATCATCGGATCCGAAGCCGTTGACCACGGTATTCAGATCTTTGACCTCACCAAGCTCTTGAAGATCGATCCCAAGAAGCCTGTTGTCTTTGACGCCAAGAAGGACCTCACTAGTCACTTCAAAGAGCTTCTCCCCGTCGGTCGTGCTCACAATGTTGTTGTCAACGAGGAGCTCAAGTACGCTGTCGCTGTTGGCGCCCAGCCTCGTACTGACAAGAATTGTGCTTCTGGTCTCAACTTTTTTGATTTGACTGATCCTTCCAAACCCAAGTCTCTTGGATGCGCCAAGGGTGATGGTTATGTCCACGATGCTCAGTGCATTGTTTACCGTGGACCTGATAAGCGTTACCAGGGTCGTGATATCTGCTATGGTTACAACGAGGATACTCTCACCATTTACGATGTCACTGACAAGGCGAATGTCACCAACATCATCTCTCGTATTTCCTACGAGGGTGCTTCGTACACTCACCAGGGTTGGGTTCTCGACACACAGAACCAAGAGTTCCTTGTCTTGGATGATGAGCTCGATGAGCAGAACGGTGCTGGTCCTGGATCTGATGGATACCCCGTTACTTTCATCTGGGACATTCGCGATCTCGAGAAGCCCAAGCAGACCGGTCTTTTCAAGCACCCCACCAAGTCCATTGACCACAACCAGTACGTCAAGGACAGCTACATCTACCAATCTCACTATGGCGCCGGTCTTCGCGTTCTCGACGGTCGATCTATCCCCTCTGACCCcactggtgctggtgtctaCGAGGCTGCTTGGTTTGACATTTACCCTGAGGATGATGCTCTTCAAGGTGGTGGTAGTGTTGCGTTTGTTGGAACTTGGTCTTCTTATGCTTTCTTCAAGTCGGGATTCATCTTTGTCAACACTATTGAGCGTGGTGCTTTTGTTGTCAAGTTGACTGAGAAGGCTTTTCAGAAGCCCAAGTGGTAGAGGGGATAATTCGTGTATATACTTCTGGCAGCTAGACTGTCTTCAATTTACATATCAATTCTTGCCCTGAAACAGACTGGCTATCGCTGATATGCCTACAAGGTCGGTGATTACACGTTTTCTTTCGTGAGGATATCTTTTCAGTGTGACCAGTTCATTACCTGAGTATTGGAAGTGGATTATCTCGTGCATTTACACGTGATTCTATGATAGCAACGTAATATCACATAGGTACAGATCTCCGATCAACTTACTCATATTCACAATCGCTCCTGGTATAATGGATGAGTAGGTAATAGTATTCATTGAAGAATTTGCTGTCACTGTCGCCGCCTTTGCACTTGTGTTATTCTCCATGTACGTCAAGCTAGAGATATTACAACATCTCAACCGCTTACGACAGGCCTATTGACCGGGTACCTCACGTACTACTATGCCGTTAATATGATAAATTGATGCCTGGTCGTCAGTATTACCTAATTGATAGCTGAGTTGTACCTGCAGGAGAGTCCACTGTCCAAAACAATTCTATCGCTCCCGTCTAGAGACCATGTACCAGAGCATATCGGTCCATGAGGATGTGCTTCGAGTTTTTCAATTTCGTTTCCACACGGACGGCAATCACTACCGGGTTTCGATTCAGATTCATGTGTCAATCCCATTTCTTTGATCCTGTCCTTGAAGATGTCCGTCTTGCTCAACTATGACATATATGTTGTATTACACAACCATGATCTACATTACATTATGAATGTCGAGATAGACTGAGAGTATTCATTTATCTCGCTCAGTCAGGTTATATCTGGAAACAACTAATTGAGAGTGAAACAACTGTAATCATGCATGATTAGATAAGTTCCGACTTGTTCAGGCTTACAAAGACTATACAACGCAATGCCGCGAGAAGCTTCCATGATACAGAGCATCATGTTAATTAAGCAACAGATAATACTCTAGATGGAAAGAATGATCAATGTAAAAACAGCCAATGTGCGGCTGACTCGACGAGTTTGTCTCATACCGCGATTCAACCTCAACGGACATGAATAACAATGGTACTGCCCAGTATTCCTTAATCACTCACTACTCCGTGAAACCAAACCTCTCGTCAGATGATGCTGGCTATTTAATTTTGCTATGAATTGATTAGCATTCGTGGCGGTAAGTTCTCATACAACTGCATTGAGGCACGCTCATGCCAGAGATTTATCGATTAATTGTTGAATGTCTTCTGTGAACGCACGTGAATTCCATATTACAGTCCTGCTATGCGAAATTGTCGCCAAGTTGTGTAGTTAAAGTAGCTGAAGGAACTGCAATACGTAATGGaaagatctttatattttagtGGAAAGGCTGTTTCATTTGAGTGGAAAGTCAATGTTGTGACAATTACCTACGCTCTGCCAATATCTGTAAAGAGATTATCCAGTCGCGAAACCTGCCGCTTAGTCCTAGATTTATATGAAATATACCATAAATGATACATTGCCATTCCGTAGGTCATTTTGTCTCAAGACAGACAGTAATCCACGCACCAATAACACCTTTGCCTTCGTGGAGAGAAAGCGATCGTCCTCGCCTGTGGTTGGATGTCATGATGATATCAATAAAACTAATTAAGCTCATTCCATCATGTAAAGTCTTGGCCTCCAATAATGATTTCGTATTTCTTCTTGGCAAGCCAGAAATCGGGGGCCAAAGGTTTCCTATTCTGGCATAATACGCCGCTGGGACTGAAGAGGGCGATCTTCACCCGATCGTCTTATATTTGGTGATGTTTGATTCGCTGTCATAACACCGGACTTCGTGCGGAGCGACGAAAGTAATCATTCATGAGGCAGCTGGACTAGTTTTGTTTCCCTGATTTACCCTGTCTTGGTTGCCCTTTAATTTCACGCCATTCCCATCATTAATGCTTAGACTCAACAACTCCAACTCTTCGTATTCCTTTTTGATCATTCACGATCAACAATATTATCTTGTTATTATCACCATTCACTAAGCTTCAGTTATCAGTATCGCAATTATCGCATATCCATCCTAATTCTTCCCACCTTCCAAGCTTTGACAATGCAAGTCTACAAATCCTACATCCTAGTCACCATTTTTCAATTGACTACCGCCGAAACTTGTTATTTCCCCGGCGGGCACAACGAAAAAGGAAACGAGACAGGCCTCGACTACAAACCATGTAGCTCCAGCACCACGAATTATTCAACCTGTTGCAATTCTGAAAAAGGTGATGAATGTATGAAGAATGGGTTGTGCTGGCATCCTGGTAATGACAAAACTAAATTCACGTACCGCGGTGGATGTACAGACGAGAACTGGTATGGTTGTCCAGATATTTGCTTAGAGAGTGAGTAGACGTTTTGTGCGAATGTACTCTCAAAATGTTACTGACCCATGTCGCTAGAAGATGCAGGACGTTGGATGCGACTCAATCGGTGTGGGCAGACCGTCAACGACTACTGCTGCCAGGGTTCTTCGGAATCTAGATCCTGTTGCTATAGGTGGAACGAGGGGATCAGTGTCTCGGTGAAAGATATCCCGCCTCTTGCTCAcccgtcgtcgtcgtcgactCCCCCATTCCCTAGCGTAGCAGTAtgtggtggtgttggaggAGGAATTGTTGTAATTATTGGCCTGATAGGCATCTCTTGGTGGTGGGTTTGCCGTAGGAGGACGTTGGCAAGGGAGAATATGATGTGTACGAGGGATGGTAAAAGTATCACAGGGTCCAACCCTGGACTCTCAGAGGCTGACGCGAGTCCTCAAAGTGTATTAGTTGAATCAGATTCCAGAGCCATCGAGCCAAAGATAACTCACGAGCTACCGGCATAGATTATGGGGTAGGCGCTTCAGGCTTTCCAGAAGCCCAAGTGGTAGAGAGGATAGTTAGGGTATATACTCATGGCAGCTAGACTGTCTTCAACTTAGATATCAAATTTGTAC is part of the Fusarium poae strain DAOMC 252244 chromosome 4, whole genome shotgun sequence genome and encodes:
- a CDS encoding hypothetical protein (TransMembrane:12 (i52-71o91-111i118-137o143-166i178-200o212-234i284-304o316-338i350-368o374-396i408-428o440-460i)), which encodes MDNAKPTVQMDEGDPSPAGQEQNLNNFDFPSQTEEWRQDFEKKLLRKVDTRLMPTLVIMYLLNFLDRSNLAQARQGSLEEDLGMKGTDFNLATSIFFVGYLLMQLPSNLILTRLRPSLYLSASCCLWGVVSTCNAGAQTFTHLVVIRFFLGFVEAPFFPGAVFLMSSWYTRAELTRRIAWLYSGNALANMFGGVLGAAILGDMDGAHGKAGWRWLFIIEGVAAIGFSLIAMFILPNYPHTTKWLTEEERAFAAWRLAQDINEVDAYGENTVWDGVKMAVRDYRLYLFVLLQHVSLISQTFQYFFPTIVGTLGYGKIVTLWLTAPAWFATFLLSVCVTLSSAKTNDRSLHIFCLMLVAAIGNAIATATTTVGARFFAMFLMPMGAVSSYQIIVSWVANSFPRPLVKRSATIAICNMIGNTASIYGSYMYPSSDGPQYIPGGSANTAICVLVALLALVLRYVHKYENKKLDKAEAEANAAAEENGKTDSQAREAGFRYIY
- a CDS encoding hypothetical protein (SECRETED:SignalP(1-20)) is translated as MVKSTILFGALAAFGSYAQGKEIKVNEDKAQRLYDSGIAVWEEQEAAGAFASEQYPKLGYTKCVRGFAEAIKGDALNTFACHNTDLYSFLSHADLGSTGGRGSSSWGWTSDNGREFVAIGQYDGTAFAEITKKGQLVYLGRLPQYSVPSQWREIRTYKNYVIIGSEAVDHGIQIFDLTKLLKIDPKKPVVFDAKKDLTSHFKELLPVGRAHNVVVNEELKYAVAVGAQPRTDKNCASGLNFFDLTDPSKPKSLGCAKGDGYVHDAQCIVYRGPDKRYQGRDICYGYNEDTLTIYDVTDKANVTNIISRISYEGASYTHQGWVLDTQNQEFLVLDDELDEQNGAGPGSDGYPVTFIWDIRDLEKPKQTGLFKHPTKSIDHNQYVKDSYIYQSHYGAGLRVLDGRSIPSDPTGAGVYEAAWFDIYPEDDALQGGGSVAFVGTWSSYAFFKSGFIFVNTIERGAFVVKLTEKAFQKPKW